The following coding sequences lie in one Helicoverpa zea isolate HzStark_Cry1AcR chromosome 2, ilHelZeax1.1, whole genome shotgun sequence genomic window:
- the LOC124643512 gene encoding RNA-binding protein cabeza-like has product MGFKNLLVFSAIFLLWKICKVHGQAARVEYLNQPCSSCPTTSTIQACPQLVVPAVIKPMVTPCESYIQESVPCVPSYSGFNSFNSYPNYAPSYPGPMPMPPIIIDDGDDDDNWHHILYYLIFAMRNRRCCGGGYGGYGGYGGGCGGGCGGGCGGGCGYNGGCGGNCGGNCGGGCGYNGGCGGNCGGNCGGNCGGNCGGGCGGNCGCGFGFGIGNCNGCSYIPYPIPYPLSGNYPYSCGCTGGCTDNCNCNCGCDDGYQTCNCNDGAMTLIIRTNQDNQCCC; this is encoded by the coding sequence ATCTGTAAGGTGCACGGCCAAGCGGCTCGCGTGGAGTACCTCAACCAGCCCTGCTCATCATGCCCTACTACCTCTACCATCCAAGCCTGCCCGCAGCTCGTCGTGCCAGCCGTCATCAAGCCCATGGTCACACCATGCGAGTCCTACATCCAGGAGTCTGTTCCTTGCGTGCCAAGCTACAGCGGTTTCAATAGCTTCAACAGCTACCCTAACTACGCTCCCAGCTACCCTGGACCTATGCCCATGCCCCCGATTATcattgatgatggagacgatgATGACAACTGGCACCACATTCTTTATTACCTCATTTTTGCGATGAGGAATAGGAGATGCTGTGGAGGAGGTTACGGAGGATACGGAGGCTACGGTGGTGGCTGCGGAGGTGGTTGCGGAGGCGGGTGCGGAGGTGGTTGCGGCTACAATGGCGGTTGCGGAGGAAATTGCGGTGGCAACTGCGGCGGCGGATGCGGCTACAATGGCGGTTGCGGAGGCAATTGTGGAGGCAATTGCGGTGGTAACTGCGGTGGCAATTGCGGCGGTGGATGTGGAGGAAACTGCGGATGCGGATTTGGATTTGGAATTGGAAATTGCAATGGTTGTTCCTACATTCCTTACCCAATCCCTTACCCCCTAAGCGGTAACTATCCATACAGTTGCGGTTGCACTGGAGGCTGTACTGACAACTGCAATTGCAACTGCGGCTGCGACGACGGCTACCAAACTTGTAACTGCAACGATGGCGCAATGACCCTCATAATTCGAACCAATCAAGACAATCAATGTTGCTGTTAG
- the LOC124643545 gene encoding eggshell protein-like: MASVKFVVFAAVMLALNMHWAQCQYYPGYGGYYPQVYSGRDNDNDLDTILPILILAMCGRGGFGGFGGGCGGGCGGGCGGYGGGCGCGRC, from the exons ATGGCTTCTGTAAAGTTCGTAGTATTCGCAGCTGTAATGCTTGCCCTGAAC ATGCACTGGGCTCAGTGCCAGTATTACCCAGGGTACGGTGGCTACTACCCACAGGTGTACAGTGGGAGAGACAATGACAATGACCTGGACACCATCCTGCCAATCCTGATCCTCGCCATGTGCGGAAGAGGAGGGTTCGGAGGTTTCGGCGGCGGCTGCGGAGGAGGATGTGGTGGAGGCTGCGGGGGCTACGGGGGCGGCTGCGGGTGTGGACGTTGTTGA